The following coding sequences lie in one Myxococcales bacterium genomic window:
- the add gene encoding adenosine deaminase, with protein MTLPLTLFERLPKTDLHVHLDGSLRLATILDIAQKAKVDLPSDTEEGLAKSLHCGENTGSLEEYLKAFSTTLKVMQTEDALARIAYELAEDAAKENVRYMEVRYSPMLHTRKGLRLTAVVEAVVAGLKEAYKDHGIESNVIICGIRNISPESSLEMAQLAVSYKNRGVVAFDLAGAEYDYPPKHHKDAFQLIRNNNINCTIHAGEAFGPESVAQAIHVCGAHRIGHGCRLREDGDLLHYVNDHRIALECCPSSNVQTGAVRNLATHPAKLYYDLGLRVTINTDNRLITDTTVSKELWLCHVKMGFSLPEIKHVIMNGFKAAFLPFHIKQRYIREILQELEAFDDATGQRAEDIESSRGATEPSPSLDN; from the coding sequence ATGACGTTGCCTTTGACTCTTTTTGAGCGTCTCCCCAAAACAGACCTTCATGTTCATTTGGATGGATCGTTGCGCCTGGCCACTATCCTCGACATCGCACAGAAGGCGAAAGTGGATCTGCCCTCCGACACCGAAGAGGGATTGGCAAAATCGCTACATTGCGGAGAGAACACGGGCTCGCTCGAGGAATACCTCAAAGCATTTAGCACTACGCTAAAGGTCATGCAGACTGAAGATGCCTTGGCACGCATTGCCTACGAGCTTGCGGAAGATGCTGCTAAAGAGAACGTCCGATATATGGAAGTTCGATACTCGCCCATGCTGCACACACGCAAAGGACTGCGGCTCACGGCTGTAGTAGAGGCAGTCGTGGCAGGTCTAAAAGAAGCCTACAAGGACCACGGCATTGAATCTAACGTGATCATTTGTGGGATTCGCAATATTTCTCCGGAATCGTCGTTAGAGATGGCACAACTGGCTGTCTCGTACAAAAATCGCGGAGTGGTCGCATTTGATCTCGCGGGTGCTGAATATGATTATCCCCCCAAGCACCATAAAGATGCTTTTCAGCTTATTCGCAATAACAATATCAACTGCACGATTCATGCCGGCGAGGCTTTTGGTCCCGAATCAGTTGCACAAGCGATACACGTCTGCGGCGCCCATCGTATCGGTCATGGCTGCCGCCTGCGGGAGGATGGCGATCTATTGCATTACGTAAATGATCACCGAATCGCTTTGGAGTGTTGCCCCTCCTCAAATGTGCAAACAGGTGCCGTACGCAACTTGGCCACCCATCCCGCAAAACTCTACTATGATCTCGGCCTCAGGGTCACCATCAATACGGACAACCGGCTAATCACCGATACAACCGTATCCAAAGAACTGTGGCTGTGTCACGTGAAAATGGGCTTCAGTCTGCCCGAAATCAAACACGTCATTATGAACGGCTTCAAAGCAGCGTTTTTGCCGTTTCATATCAAGCAACGTTATATTCGCGAGATTTTGCAGGAACTGGAAGCCTTCGACGACGCCACAGGGCAACGTGCCGAAGACATAGAGAGCTCCCGCGGCGCCACAGAGCCCTCACCATCACTCGATAACTAA
- a CDS encoding peptidylprolyl isomerase, with protein MLQRLAERFQNVVLGGLVLLISAVFILQFGGPQAEGCSGGAPLYAAKVYGTTISQGDFRAAYLLAAESRLYGFQSLDPSELKRQVLDALIERDLMARKARALGFRLSESEVLEALAKDCNMLVTTASNSTPGFTQHRIPIACKDKDGKFSVKNVVNFVEYRLRRSLKEFSEWQIDESLAERLAQTLMATVTISPSEAWAAYARENERAKIKYIRFSPGFYRGSLDPTDEVIAAWAKSHAQKLEKEYQAQKHRYTNLEPQVKSSHILIKAAADADPATREAAYAKAAQILKRVRKGEDFAALARLYSEDKGSARVGGSLGYNPRGRMVKAFDDVQFGMKIGDTSDIVETEFGFHIIKVAGKREGSIPVEQAKLELARDMYLDDAANQAAHAAAGQALAQLRANVKSMDELGAILESAANSDPLAPKIQETREFGRLDTPIPGPFNNRALVDMVLNDLSLDHPLPQKPAKLGNEWVVLKVESRQHASRDQFTTEEEQRVKQTLTRDAQRSLVTQYVSALRKKAADTNDLRINEKMINEHTDSAASEEDDS; from the coding sequence ATGCTCCAGCGCCTTGCGGAAAGATTTCAGAATGTGGTCCTGGGAGGACTTGTTCTGCTGATTAGCGCGGTGTTTATTCTCCAATTCGGAGGACCGCAAGCGGAGGGCTGTAGTGGAGGGGCGCCGCTCTATGCAGCAAAGGTATATGGCACGACGATATCTCAGGGTGACTTTCGCGCCGCGTACCTGCTGGCGGCGGAGAGCCGACTTTATGGGTTTCAAAGCCTCGACCCCAGCGAACTGAAACGGCAAGTGTTGGACGCCTTGATTGAACGCGATCTCATGGCGCGCAAAGCAAGGGCGCTGGGATTCAGGCTCAGCGAAAGCGAGGTGCTGGAAGCACTCGCAAAAGATTGCAACATGCTGGTCACAACTGCGAGCAATTCGACTCCTGGATTTACTCAGCATCGCATTCCCATTGCATGCAAGGACAAGGACGGAAAGTTTAGCGTCAAGAACGTCGTCAACTTCGTGGAATACCGGCTACGACGGAGTCTCAAGGAATTCTCTGAATGGCAGATCGACGAGAGCCTGGCGGAAAGATTGGCGCAAACATTGATGGCCACCGTCACTATTTCCCCAAGCGAAGCGTGGGCTGCCTATGCGCGCGAGAATGAGCGTGCAAAAATTAAATACATTCGCTTTTCCCCGGGATTTTATCGGGGCTCTCTGGATCCCACTGACGAAGTGATCGCTGCTTGGGCGAAGAGCCACGCGCAGAAACTTGAAAAAGAGTATCAGGCCCAAAAGCATCGCTACACAAATCTTGAGCCCCAAGTAAAATCTAGTCATATCCTGATCAAGGCCGCTGCGGATGCAGATCCGGCAACAAGAGAGGCTGCGTACGCCAAGGCAGCCCAGATTCTCAAGCGCGTTCGCAAAGGAGAAGACTTCGCGGCGTTAGCGCGCTTATATAGTGAGGACAAGGGAAGCGCGCGGGTGGGCGGCTCACTGGGCTATAATCCGCGCGGGCGCATGGTCAAGGCATTTGATGATGTGCAGTTCGGGATGAAGATTGGAGACACGTCGGACATTGTGGAGACCGAGTTCGGCTTCCACATAATCAAGGTCGCGGGCAAAAGAGAGGGCAGCATCCCGGTGGAGCAAGCCAAGCTCGAGCTCGCTCGAGACATGTATTTGGACGATGCGGCAAACCAAGCCGCTCACGCTGCCGCGGGGCAGGCGCTGGCGCAACTCCGCGCCAATGTGAAAAGCATGGATGAGCTAGGCGCAATCTTAGAGTCCGCTGCGAACTCGGATCCACTCGCCCCTAAGATTCAAGAGACGCGAGAGTTTGGGCGTTTGGATACCCCCATCCCGGGGCCCTTTAATAACCGCGCCTTGGTAGATATGGTGCTGAACGATCTTTCTCTGGATCACCCTCTGCCCCAAAAGCCCGCAAAACTTGGAAACGAGTGGGTCGTCTTAAAAGTCGAATCTCGTCAACACGCTAGTCGTGATCAATTCACCACCGAAGAAGAACAGCGAGTGAAGCAAACTCTGACTCGCGATGCACAACGGTCACTGGTAACTCAGTATGTTTCCGCGTTGCGTAAGAAAGCTGCGGACACCAACGACCTGCGTATTAACGAGAAGATGATTAACGAACACACGGATTCCGCTGCCTCCGAAGAAGACGATTCCTAA
- a CDS encoding insulinase family protein codes for MEHYTLSNGVRAIVAPLPHLRRVCICVLVNVGARDETPKNNGLSHFVEHMLFRGSHRYPSPYALNSAIEEIGGDLYAATHTDFTHYQITLPSSMLEEGIDILAQTIQEPAFGNIELEKEIVRQELLGGLDEQGRDIDINNLSRELLFAPHPLSFPIAGSLETLASFTDQDVRHHYQSYYSGSNIVVCLSGALDPQKALSIVERCFSGMDRRSAPLRKRIPPTWRGPKWKYLPYDDSQSDVRICFDCPGELDSQVVPLQLLARILDDGMSSRLYRVLCEEQGLVYDVFGALELFEERGVYDIGVSIEQSKVPIVMQAITALLRDFRNHGLKNGELEKVKKRWIWDLESSVDYAEDRAFFFATRALLSKVDGIDALTDEIESASSKDIEALSNALFVPDRMHAACIGRLDQDLERRALDALEAL; via the coding sequence GTGGAACACTATACTCTTTCAAATGGGGTGCGTGCCATCGTTGCTCCTTTGCCTCATCTGCGTCGCGTCTGCATATGCGTATTGGTTAACGTCGGCGCGCGGGATGAAACGCCGAAGAACAATGGCCTCAGCCATTTTGTGGAACACATGCTTTTTCGTGGAAGTCATCGTTACCCTTCCCCCTATGCGCTCAACTCAGCCATTGAAGAGATCGGCGGGGACCTATATGCCGCGACTCACACCGACTTCACACACTATCAAATCACTCTACCCTCATCCATGTTAGAAGAGGGCATTGATATACTCGCACAGACGATCCAGGAGCCGGCATTCGGCAACATTGAACTTGAAAAAGAGATCGTACGACAGGAACTTCTTGGCGGACTGGATGAGCAGGGCAGAGACATCGACATCAATAATCTATCACGGGAATTGCTCTTTGCGCCGCATCCCTTGTCGTTTCCCATTGCAGGCTCTCTTGAGACACTTGCCTCGTTCACAGATCAGGACGTACGCCACCATTATCAATCGTATTACTCTGGTTCTAATATTGTGGTTTGTCTGAGTGGCGCTCTGGATCCCCAGAAGGCGCTATCTATCGTCGAGAGATGCTTTTCCGGGATGGACCGTAGAAGCGCTCCTCTGCGAAAGCGTATTCCGCCTACATGGCGGGGCCCGAAATGGAAGTACTTGCCTTACGATGACAGCCAGTCTGATGTAAGGATATGTTTCGACTGCCCTGGTGAACTCGACTCCCAAGTGGTTCCTCTTCAGCTCTTAGCGCGTATTTTGGATGACGGTATGAGTTCGCGTCTATATCGGGTGCTGTGTGAGGAGCAGGGCCTTGTGTATGACGTGTTTGGCGCACTGGAGTTATTTGAAGAGCGTGGCGTATATGACATTGGCGTGTCGATCGAACAATCAAAAGTACCTATTGTGATGCAGGCAATCACGGCACTACTCCGCGATTTCCGGAATCATGGACTCAAAAACGGAGAACTCGAGAAGGTAAAGAAGCGGTGGATATGGGATCTGGAGTCGAGTGTCGACTATGCCGAGGATAGGGCGTTCTTTTTTGCGACTCGGGCCCTGCTTAGCAAGGTCGACGGTATTGACGCACTTACCGACGAAATTGAAAGCGCGAGCTCAAAAGATATAGAAGCGCTCAGCAACGCGTTGTTCGTTCCTGATAGAATGCATGCGGCATGCATCGGCCGTTTGGATCAGGACCTCGAGCGACGTGCGCTCGATGCACTAGAGGCGCTTTAA
- the gcvPB gene encoding aminomethyl-transferring glycine dehydrogenase subunit GcvPB, producing MAFDVRDFGFVEPLLFEQGAKGRCGASLPYNDFEAVDALNYYGKLARATPAALPELSEPEVVRHYVRLSRGNFAIDTGMVPLGSCTMKYNPKVNEWAARLAGFAQLHPYSPEQHIQGALLLMHQLERSLAEICGMDHVSLQPAAGAQGELTGLMMIRSYHQDRGRSPKKVLIPDTAHGTNPASCALSGLEATPFVVGDSGIITAESMAPYIDDDVAAIMLTNPNTVGLFETHLHEVADLVHERGGLVYGDGANLNAIMGKTRPGDFGVDIMQFNLHKTFTTPHGGGGPGSGPVAFKSPLRDFAPLPVLLSSEERGYYFDYDRPRSIGRVRSFFGNFGMMVRAYAYIREMGSLGLSRATELAVLNANYLRACMARTWTVAFNQLCMHEFLASDKHLRPTGVTTLDIAKRLMDYGFHAPTVYWPLVVKGAMLIEPTETESKDTLDRFVSAMEEISEQANKDAAVLKSAPHTTRLRRLNETQAARQPRLRWRAVAPDASGV from the coding sequence ATGGCTTTCGACGTACGTGACTTTGGATTTGTAGAACCCCTGTTATTCGAGCAGGGTGCCAAGGGGAGATGTGGGGCATCGCTACCGTATAACGACTTTGAAGCTGTGGATGCGCTGAACTATTACGGAAAACTCGCACGCGCCACCCCAGCTGCGCTCCCGGAGCTGTCCGAGCCAGAGGTGGTACGACATTACGTAAGACTGAGCCGAGGCAATTTTGCAATCGATACCGGCATGGTTCCCCTCGGGTCTTGCACAATGAAGTACAATCCAAAGGTGAACGAATGGGCCGCCAGATTGGCTGGCTTCGCGCAGCTCCACCCTTATAGCCCAGAGCAACATATCCAGGGGGCATTACTGCTGATGCATCAACTCGAGCGAAGTCTCGCTGAGATCTGTGGCATGGACCATGTGAGTCTACAACCAGCCGCGGGTGCGCAGGGCGAGCTGACGGGCCTAATGATGATAAGATCTTATCATCAGGATCGCGGGCGTAGTCCAAAGAAGGTTCTGATCCCAGATACCGCACATGGTACGAATCCGGCATCATGCGCATTGAGTGGCCTTGAGGCAACGCCGTTCGTAGTAGGCGACTCGGGTATTATTACCGCAGAGTCAATGGCGCCCTACATCGACGATGACGTGGCAGCCATCATGCTCACCAATCCGAATACCGTCGGACTGTTTGAGACGCACTTACATGAAGTTGCCGATTTGGTCCACGAACGCGGTGGGTTAGTATATGGAGATGGTGCAAACCTAAATGCCATCATGGGAAAAACGCGACCCGGCGACTTCGGTGTCGATATCATGCAGTTTAACCTTCACAAAACTTTCACGACCCCGCACGGCGGAGGTGGACCTGGGTCAGGCCCCGTGGCATTCAAAAGCCCACTCCGCGATTTTGCTCCACTCCCTGTGCTGCTGAGCAGTGAGGAACGTGGTTATTACTTTGATTACGATAGGCCACGAAGCATTGGACGTGTGCGCTCATTCTTCGGGAACTTTGGCATGATGGTGCGCGCCTATGCTTACATTCGAGAGATGGGCAGTCTGGGCTTGAGCCGCGCCACAGAACTTGCGGTGCTAAACGCCAACTATCTGCGGGCGTGCATGGCTCGCACATGGACAGTTGCCTTTAATCAACTATGCATGCATGAATTTTTGGCGAGCGACAAGCATCTTCGCCCCACTGGCGTGACGACTCTGGATATTGCCAAACGGTTGATGGACTATGGGTTTCATGCGCCCACTGTTTACTGGCCGCTGGTCGTCAAAGGGGCGATGCTCATTGAGCCGACTGAAACAGAGAGCAAAGATACCCTGGACCGATTTGTGAGCGCGATGGAAGAGATCAGTGAGCAAGCGAATAAAGATGCGGCAGTTCTTAAATCTGCACCGCATACCACCAGGTTGCGACGTTTGAATGAGACTCAAGCCGCAAGGCAGCCGCGTCTGCGCTGGCGCGCAGTAGCGCCAGATGCATCTGGCGTATAA
- a CDS encoding glycosyltransferase family 39 protein: MNVATGRDHLIGMSIGVIYVAALMTTAGDLALSRDESFYVDASQMTAQWIQLLFDQPLVALTRASVDHFWSYNHEHPGLMKTLAGMMWIAQMKWQVFPRDSLAFRFAGMTCTGLLLWLLYIFGTRLHNRIVGVASVFGFALLPRIFYHAHLHAFDIPIVFFVTLVVYCYWRSLTQKRWALWTALAYGLALDTKHNSWLLPLVLGTHWAWFRTGRSRRAAPLVARMPWALLGMVTLSPVIFVGSWPWLWHDTLRRIANYINFHTHHAAHHGIINVEYFGKNIVHPPFPVSVPFVLTAMTVPFTFLVFSLLGVGIRSRHLVPDWITRILRRKVPNREDMLFSDVLIFGCFLAPLLLIALPNTPKFGGTKHWFPAYPFMAIYFGVGVDYVWNALKEWASVGWRFPRRLAHLVVIPLCLAPSLAETIHSHPMALSHYTMLAGGVSGAADLGMTRQFWGYTTGSVTEFLKQRLPEGGSVWICDTTFGAWAMLQRDGVVPRNIRATSDMAAADYILVHHELHFAEVDFQAWVALKSTQPVHVLTFDGVPIISIYESDKHRSR; this comes from the coding sequence ATGAACGTCGCTACCGGCAGGGACCATCTCATTGGGATGAGCATAGGCGTCATTTATGTCGCGGCGCTGATGACTACAGCCGGAGATCTGGCTCTGTCACGCGACGAGAGTTTTTATGTCGATGCGTCCCAAATGACAGCACAGTGGATCCAATTACTGTTTGATCAACCGCTGGTGGCCCTCACGCGGGCCTCTGTGGACCACTTTTGGTCCTACAACCACGAGCATCCTGGGCTGATGAAGACACTTGCGGGTATGATGTGGATTGCGCAAATGAAATGGCAAGTTTTCCCGCGAGATTCCCTGGCGTTTAGATTTGCGGGGATGACGTGTACAGGCCTTTTGTTATGGCTTCTCTACATTTTTGGAACTCGACTGCACAACAGAATTGTCGGCGTTGCCTCAGTTTTCGGCTTCGCGCTGCTGCCGCGCATTTTCTATCATGCGCATCTGCACGCGTTTGACATTCCCATCGTGTTCTTTGTCACCCTCGTTGTGTATTGCTACTGGCGCTCACTCACCCAAAAGCGATGGGCCCTATGGACGGCGCTCGCTTACGGGTTGGCCCTGGACACTAAGCACAACAGCTGGCTGCTTCCTCTCGTGCTGGGAACGCATTGGGCATGGTTCCGCACGGGGCGTTCCCGGCGCGCTGCTCCATTGGTTGCTCGGATGCCCTGGGCGCTCCTCGGCATGGTAACACTATCGCCCGTCATATTCGTCGGCAGCTGGCCATGGCTCTGGCATGACACCCTTCGAAGAATCGCAAATTATATCAATTTCCACACACATCATGCCGCGCATCATGGCATCATCAACGTCGAGTACTTTGGTAAAAACATCGTTCATCCACCATTTCCAGTTTCAGTTCCGTTCGTGCTGACCGCCATGACCGTGCCTTTCACGTTTCTGGTATTTTCACTACTCGGGGTGGGTATTCGCTCAAGGCATCTCGTTCCTGACTGGATAACTCGCATCCTGCGCCGCAAAGTTCCAAATAGGGAGGACATGCTTTTCTCCGACGTGCTGATATTCGGGTGCTTTTTGGCGCCGCTTTTACTGATTGCGCTACCGAATACGCCGAAGTTCGGCGGCACTAAGCACTGGTTTCCCGCGTATCCGTTTATGGCCATCTACTTCGGAGTGGGAGTGGACTATGTATGGAATGCCTTAAAGGAATGGGCATCCGTAGGGTGGCGGTTCCCACGCAGGCTTGCCCACCTTGTCGTGATTCCTTTGTGCCTTGCGCCGTCGCTCGCGGAAACCATCCACAGTCATCCAATGGCGCTATCTCACTATACCATGCTTGCGGGGGGCGTTTCTGGCGCGGCCGACCTGGGCATGACGCGTCAATTTTGGGGCTATACAACAGGAAGCGTAACTGAATTTCTAAAACAACGATTGCCAGAAGGCGGAAGTGTATGGATCTGCGACACCACCTTTGGCGCCTGGGCCATGCTGCAGCGCGACGGCGTCGTGCCTCGCAATATCAGGGCGACATCTGATATGGCGGCGGCCGACTATATTCTCGTGCATCACGAACTTCATTTTGCGGAGGTGGATTTTCAAGCATGGGTAGCACTAAAAAGCACGCAGCCGGTGCATGTGCTTACCTTCGATGGCGTACCTATCATTAGCATTTACGAGTCCGATAAGCACCGGTCGCGTTAA
- a CDS encoding AgmX/PglI C-terminal domain-containing protein translates to MSADSLMPQVPKKAPKYALWGLLLLLAAAGALYFATSQKDERLLSPPASGGAAAPERSSALAEEDELAIPDEEPEQALPPPKKSRPSVDKSWDCAGELDRAKAAEIMQDNRRIVRVCYERRLKVDNTLQGTTQLTLRIGPTGRVTGVKVEGTPKDAIFRSCVKSAAQSWEFPKPKNGDCAVLGQPFNLTPRAE, encoded by the coding sequence ATGTCCGCAGATTCCCTGATGCCACAAGTCCCGAAAAAAGCGCCCAAGTATGCCCTATGGGGCCTGCTGCTACTGCTCGCAGCTGCTGGCGCGTTGTATTTCGCCACGTCTCAGAAGGACGAACGACTTCTTTCTCCGCCGGCGAGTGGCGGTGCCGCAGCGCCGGAGCGGTCCAGCGCCTTGGCCGAAGAGGACGAACTCGCGATTCCCGACGAGGAACCAGAGCAAGCTTTGCCGCCTCCCAAAAAGTCTCGCCCGTCGGTGGACAAAAGCTGGGATTGCGCAGGCGAGCTTGACCGGGCGAAGGCGGCCGAGATTATGCAGGACAACCGTCGTATCGTACGGGTGTGTTACGAACGGAGGCTAAAAGTGGATAACACCCTTCAAGGCACCACCCAGCTTACGCTCAGGATAGGCCCTACCGGTCGCGTGACTGGGGTCAAAGTGGAGGGCACTCCCAAAGACGCCATATTTCGTAGTTGTGTAAAGAGTGCGGCTCAGAGTTGGGAGTTCCCCAAGCCGAAGAACGGCGATTGTGCAGTGCTTGGCCAGCCGTTCAATCTCACGCCGCGCGCCGAATAA
- a CDS encoding PilZ domain-containing protein produces MTLVCDGQEYEVVSRDLSLGGIFVVLDRPPPIGAKVVLRMSLPNLKETSFISATVRWHGDAGAGLRFDGLRAIEAWALNQLLSDE; encoded by the coding sequence ATGACATTGGTCTGTGACGGACAGGAATACGAAGTTGTTTCGAGAGATTTGAGCCTGGGCGGGATTTTTGTCGTCCTTGACAGGCCTCCGCCGATCGGCGCCAAAGTCGTTCTACGGATGTCATTGCCAAACCTAAAGGAAACGAGTTTCATCTCGGCCACGGTCCGATGGCACGGCGATGCGGGCGCGGGATTGCGGTTTGACGGGCTACGTGCCATCGAGGCATGGGCCCTCAATCAGCTTCTTAGCGATGAATAG